The following coding sequences lie in one Zingiber officinale cultivar Zhangliang chromosome 2B, Zo_v1.1, whole genome shotgun sequence genomic window:
- the LOC122045151 gene encoding phospholipase A1-Igamma1, chloroplastic-like translates to MALPSSASLGHHFPPLSATTHSSLAQAFPRASAVEAPPNQKRQSRTSIHVPTTLSNLLHLHVGSAHAAGTTAGDLPTPAAIRPDTPAFSPKEDISSLFQQIHGRGDWSGLLHPLHPWLRREIIKYGELAQVTYDGFDFNPFSEFCGSCLYGRDRLLAKLGLARTGYTVTKYVYAMSQIGIPRWLERSLHADAWSTDSNWMGFVAVSDDAESRRIGCRDIVVAWRGTIAPAEWFEDIQGTLRPLGDGHGDAKVERGFLDVYTSKSERTRYNKTSASEQVMAELRRLVNLYLEQGERVTLTITGHSLGGALALLNAYEAASALPEDVSVSVISFAGPRVGNSAFGERLKEKKVKVLRAVVKQDVVPRLPGILFNERLKTLEGVVGKKMEWVYEHVGMELGLDVKSSPFLKHGVDVAGFHNLEMYLHLVDGFVSREREFRTEARRDVALVNKTSGMLLEELRIPPNWNQAANKGMMCNAYGRWVKPTREAEDIPSPYREATDAMAEELGTRSPYIHHVAE, encoded by the coding sequence ATGGCGTTACCGTCTTCCGCCTCCCTTGGCCATCACTTTCCGCCTTTGTCCGCCACCACGCACTCCTCTCTAGCGCAGGCCTTCCCCCGGGCATCCGCCGTTGAGGCGCCTCCGAACCAGAAGCGCCAGTCGAGAACTTCGATACATGTACCCACCACCCTCTCCAACCTCCTCCACCTCCACGTCGGAAGCGCGCACGCCGCCGGAACCACCGCCGGCGACCTGCCAACCCCGGCGGCTATCCGGCCCGACACGCCCGCCTTCTCCCCCAAAGAAGACATATCCTCTCTGTTCCAGCAGATCCACGGCCGCGGCGACTGGAGCGGCCTCCTCCACCCGCTCCACCCCTGGCTCCGCCGCGAGATCATCAAGTACGGCGAGCTCGCCCAGGTCACCTACGACGGATTCGACTTCAACCCCTTCTCCGAGTTCTGCGGCAGCTGCCTCTATGGCCGCGACCGCCTCCTCGCCAAGCTCGGCCTCGCCCGCACTGGCTACACCGTCACCAAGTACGTCTACGCTATGTCCCAGATCGGGATCCCCCGGTGGCTCGAGCGCTCCCTCCACGCCGACGCCTGGAGCACTGATTCCAACTGGATGGGCTTCGTCGCGGTTAGCGACGACGCCGAGTCCCGCCGCATCGGCTGCCGCGACATAGTTGTCGCCTGGCGCGGCACCATCGCGCCCGCCGAGTGGTTCGAGGACATTCAGGGGacgctccgcccgctcggcgacGGCCACGGCGACGCCAAGGTGGAGCGAGGCTTCCTCGACGTCTACACCTCCAAGAGCGAGCGGACACGCTACAACAAGACGAGCGCGTCGGAGCAGGTCATGGCTGAACTCCGCCGCTTGGTGAACCTTTACCTTGAACAGGGCGAGCGCGTGACGCTGACCATCACCGGCCACAGCCTAGGCGGCGCTCTGGCGCTGCTCAACGCGTACGAGGCCGCGTCGGCGCTGCCCGAGGACGTCTCCGTGAGCGTGATCTCCTTCGCGGGGCCACGGGTAGGGAACTCGGCTTTCGGGGAGCGgctgaaggagaagaaggtgaaggTGCTGCGGGCGGTGGTGAAGCAGGACGTGGTGCCGCGGTTGCCGGGGATTCTGTTCAACGAGCGGCTGAAGACGTTAGAAGGGGTGGTGGGGAAGAAGATGGAGTGGGTGTACGAGCACGTCGGGATGGAGCTGGGGCTGGACGTGAAATCGTCGCCGTTCCTGAAGCACGGCGTCGACGTCGCCGGATTCCACAACCTGGAGATGTACCTCCACCTGGTCGACGGGTTCGTGAGCCGAGAGAGGGAGTTCAGAACGGAGGCGCGTCGCGACGTGGCGCTTGTGAACAAGACGAGCGGGATGCTGCTGGAGGAGCTCCGGATTCCGCCTAACTGGAATCAAGCGGCGAACAAGGGGATGATGTGCAACGCCTACGGCCGGTGGGTGAAGCCGACGAGGGAGGCGGAGGACATCCCCTCGCCTTACAGAGAGGCAACGGATGCCATGGCCGAAGAATTGGGAACAAGAAGTCCGTACATTCATCATGTTGCAgaatga